The Triplophysa dalaica isolate WHDGS20190420 chromosome 5, ASM1584641v1, whole genome shotgun sequence genome window below encodes:
- the LOC130420285 gene encoding caspase-6-like, with protein sequence MSSNKSQSGNVENDSALARSPSAEKYTSETDAINRSLLAPENPNEEYKMNHKRRGIALIFNHESFFWQLRLNNRNGTNADNSNLIRRFDELGFDVRAYENQKRDKVLEILEGVAAADHVDADCFVCIFLSHGENGHVFAYDAQIDVQEMTALFKGDKCRSLVGKPKIFILQACRGDKHDEAVTPLDVVDNEMANEVVVDAGVACTLPAGADFIMCYSVAEGYYSHREVINGSWYIQDLCEILRRYGSTLEFTELLTLVNRKVSYRSVANCRDLSAIGKKQVPCFASMLTKKLFFKPKTEK encoded by the exons ATGTCCAGTAACAAAAGCCAGTCGG GAAATGTGGAGAATGACAGCGCTTTAGCAAGATCGCCGTCAG CTGAAAAGTACACATCAGAGACTGATGCCATTAATCGAAG TTTACTTGCCCCAGAGAATCCTAATGAGGAGTATAAGATGAACCATAAGAGAAGAGGAATCGCTCTGATCTTCAACCATGAAAGTTTCTTCTGGCAACTAAGGCTGAACAACCGCAATGGCACGAACGCAGACAATAGCAATCTCATTAGAAG ATTTGATGAGCTGGGTTTTGATGTGAGGGCTTACGAAAATCAGAAACGTGATAAAGTTCTGGAAATACTCGAAGGAG TTGCTGCTGCAGATCATGTGGATGCAGATTGTTTTGTCTGCATCTTTTTAAGTCACGGAGAAAATGGCCACGTGTTTGCCTATGATGCCCAGATTGATGTTCAAGAAATGACTGCTCTGTTCAAGGGGGATAAGTGCCGTAGCCTTGTAGGGAAACCCAAAATCTTCATCTTACAG GCTTGCCGTGGTGACAAACACGATGAGGCTGTGACACCGCTGGATGTGGTTGACAACGAGATGGCCAATGAGGTAGTAGTGGATGCAGGGGTGGCATGCACTCTTCCAGCAGGGGCAGATTTTATTATGTGCTACTCAGTGGCTGAAG GATACTACTCTCACCGTGAGGTCATCAATGGCTCGTGGTATATCCAGGATCTGTGCGAAATCCTAAGACGCTATGGTTCCACACTAGAGTTTACTGAGCTCCTGACACTAGTAAACAGAAAAGTTTCCTACCGCAGTGTGGCCAATTGCAGAGATCTAAGTGCTATAGGCAAAAAGCAGGTGCCATGCTTTGCATCCATGCTCACTAAGAAGCTGTTTTTCAAGCCTAAGACAGAAAAATAA
- the si:ch211-244b2.4 gene encoding protein mono-ADP-ribosyltransferase PARP12, which yields MKMASKYPEEEGSEYLYESASELSGSDSETASDSGSCHSSDSNSSKRTAKRNICRYYNDGHCRHGDKCRNEHICKYYVNDSCRYGAGCRLNHNPRSHGSPGPNEPRESKSFGGRHRRKCSPPSEDSDEDDSRAYRWQLDLGDGWEDIANDHILEAQYSRPNTKGIRIYNTRAGAISIDFTKMRVLKKRKIKVRRKGSKQTEWLWYYRGDHGWYQYGEKGPKGKASPIQSSKLEKEYEKNLQGSVQFSIDSHTYEISFKGMYQKNVSTDLKRRVRRRPKYEPSQTGELISVFKKLMAPVNKTPVWQFEGRKGKWHTFKNTGGCSVSSDDIEKCFQKQQNTMTFTINDDNYTLNFARMNQVNNRTNAKRKIQRT from the exons ATGAAAATGGCATCGAAATATCCAGAGGAAGAGGGTTCGG AATACTTATATGAAAGTGCCTCAGAATTAAGTGGCTCCGACTCTGAGACTGCCTCAGATTCAGGCTCATGTCACAGCTCGGACTCCAACTCCAGCAAAAGAACTGCCAAA CGTAACATTTGTAGGTACTACAATGATGGTCACTGTCGGCATGGAGACAAGTGTCGAAACGAACACATATGCAAGTACTACGTGAATGACTCCTGCCGCTATGGTGCTGGATGCAGACTAAACCACAATCCTAGATCACATGGATCACCTGGACCAAATGAACCTAGAGAGAGCAAAAGCTTTGGTGGACGGCATAGAAGAAAGTGTAGTCCCCCATCTGAAG ACAGTGATGAAGACGATAGCAGAGCCTACAGATGGCAGTTGGATTTAGGAGATGGCTGGGAGGACATTGCCAATGATCACATACTGGAGGCTCAGTATTCACGACCCAACACCAAAGGAATCAGGATCTATAACACCCGCGCTGG AGCTATCTCGATTGATTTCACCAAGATGAGAGttcttaaaaaaaggaaaattaaagTCAGACGTAAAGGATCGAAACAGACAGAGTGGCTGTGGTATTACCGTGGTGACCATGGCTGGTATCAGTATGGAGAAAAG GGTCCGAAGGGCAAAGCCAGTCCGATTCAGAGTTCAAAACTGGAGAAGGAATATGAAAAAAACCTGCAGGGTTCTGTTCAGTtctccattgactcccacacATATGAGATTAGCTTCAAAG GAATGTATCAGAAAAATGTATCTACAGACCTTAAGAGACGGGTTAGGAGGCGTCCGAAATATGAACCTTCTCAAACTGGAGA ATTGATCTCAGTTTTCAAGAAGTTGATGGCTCCTGTAAATAAAACACCAGTTTGGCAGTTTGAAGGGAGGAAGGGTAAATGGCACACCTTCAAAAACACg GGTGGATGTTCAGTCTCAAGTGATGACATCGAGAAGTGTTTCCAAAAgcaacaaaacacaatgacCTTCACTATTAATGATGACAATTACACACTGAATTTTGCAA GGATGAATCAAGTGAACAACAGAACAAATGCCAAACGGAAGATCCAGCGCACTTAA